In Candidatus Eremiobacterota bacterium, a genomic segment contains:
- a CDS encoding metallophosphoesterase — protein MPGRNIHADQNGDSITIVHCADVHLETAFTEVRGGARRRAALADAFERVVDLALERRAAALTIGGDLYEAERAGPQTARFVFAQLARFGRPVFVAPGNHDPYSARALYARDDLPANVRVFAEPAWAPYPLTDEVTIYGFGHAPAEPGRPFAGARFERPGTRLALVHGSDEDRCPPGKRPTAPFTLAEIVASGATCALAGHYHGGAVVSDAAGPRLAYPGSPEPIKFGERGSHGALVVTVAGGRVATEPVELARTRLVDLDVSLDDAASEHAVLAALETALTPYDRDDFLRVRLHGTVAPGTRIDRDLIADRFGGSLGALELTDVTVSADYAAIAREPNVRGRAVADLLQQAEDGDEDARAALRYAVAAFAGSELRP, from the coding sequence ATGCCTGGAAGAAATATCCACGCAGATCAGAACGGTGATTCGATCACCATCGTCCACTGCGCGGACGTCCATCTGGAGACGGCGTTTACCGAGGTGCGCGGCGGGGCGCGGCGGCGGGCCGCGCTTGCCGACGCGTTCGAGCGCGTCGTCGACCTTGCACTCGAGCGGCGCGCCGCGGCGCTGACGATCGGCGGCGACCTCTACGAGGCCGAGCGCGCCGGACCGCAGACGGCGCGCTTCGTGTTCGCGCAGCTCGCGCGCTTCGGCCGCCCGGTGTTCGTCGCACCGGGCAACCACGACCCGTACTCCGCCCGCGCGCTCTACGCGCGCGATGACCTGCCTGCCAACGTGCGCGTCTTCGCCGAACCGGCCTGGGCGCCGTACCCGCTGACTGACGAGGTGACGATCTACGGCTTCGGCCACGCGCCGGCCGAGCCGGGTCGGCCGTTCGCCGGCGCGCGGTTCGAGCGGCCGGGGACGCGGCTCGCGCTCGTCCACGGCAGCGACGAAGACCGCTGTCCGCCCGGGAAGCGCCCGACCGCGCCGTTCACGCTCGCCGAGATCGTCGCGTCCGGCGCGACCTGCGCCCTGGCGGGACACTATCACGGCGGCGCGGTGGTGAGCGACGCCGCCGGACCGCGACTCGCCTATCCGGGTTCGCCCGAACCGATCAAGTTCGGCGAGCGCGGCTCGCACGGCGCGCTGGTCGTCACGGTCGCCGGCGGCCGCGTCGCGACCGAGCCGGTCGAGCTGGCGCGCACGCGGCTGGTCGACCTCGACGTCTCGCTCGACGACGCCGCCAGCGAGCACGCCGTCCTCGCCGCGCTCGAAACCGCGCTGACGCCGTACGACCGCGACGATTTCCTGCGCGTTCGCCTGCACGGCACGGTCGCGCCGGGAACGCGCATCGACCGCGACCTGATCGCCGACCGCTTCGGCGGGAGCCTCGGCGCGCTGGAGCTCACCGACGTGACGGTCTCCGCCGATTACGCCGCGATCGCACGGGAGCCGAACGTGCGCGGCCGCGCCGTCGCCGATCTGTTGCAGCAGGCGGAGGACGGCGACGAGGACGCGCGCGCCGCGCTGCGCTACGCCGTCGCGGCCTTCGCCGGCTCGGAGCTTCGCCCGTGA
- a CDS encoding class II aldolase/adducin family protein has product MDRPQFLLGVLAASCAAAAPALAADAPAPTFGDLALANHILAHENVVDGYGHVSVRSPHSAQNYWLARSMAPALVTENDIFTYDLDSNALNRNYATPYAERFIHGAIYKARPDVMAIVHAHTPAVIPFGVSQVKLQPVFHMAAFLGAGAPVFEIRDTGGTGTDLLVKTLALGDALARTLGSANVALMRGHGMVAVGSTLPEAVFRAYYTAQNALLEAEALRLGGTPNYLTADEARAATQTQSGLIGRAYDLWKRAVTP; this is encoded by the coding sequence ATGGACAGACCGCAGTTTCTTCTCGGCGTCCTGGCCGCGTCGTGCGCGGCCGCGGCGCCCGCGCTCGCCGCCGACGCGCCGGCCCCGACGTTCGGGGATCTGGCGCTCGCGAACCATATCCTCGCGCACGAGAACGTCGTCGACGGCTACGGCCACGTCAGCGTGCGCAGCCCGCACTCGGCGCAGAACTACTGGCTGGCGCGCAGCATGGCGCCCGCGCTCGTCACCGAGAACGACATCTTCACCTACGACCTCGACAGCAACGCGCTGAACCGCAACTACGCGACGCCGTACGCCGAGCGGTTCATCCACGGCGCGATCTACAAGGCGCGTCCCGACGTGATGGCGATCGTGCACGCGCACACGCCGGCGGTGATCCCGTTCGGCGTCTCGCAGGTCAAACTGCAGCCGGTCTTTCACATGGCGGCGTTTCTCGGCGCCGGCGCGCCGGTGTTCGAGATTCGCGACACGGGCGGAACGGGGACCGACCTGCTGGTGAAGACGCTCGCGCTCGGCGATGCGCTGGCGCGCACGCTGGGCAGCGCGAACGTCGCGCTGATGCGCGGGCACGGGATGGTGGCGGTGGGCTCGACGCTGCCCGAAGCGGTCTTCCGCGCGTACTACACCGCGCAGAACGCCCTGCTGGAGGCCGAGGCGCTGCGCCTCGGTGGGACCCCGAACTATCTCACCGCAGACGAAGCGCGAGCCGCGACGCAGACCCAAAGCGGTCTGATCGGCCGCGCCTACGACCTCTGGAAACGCGCCGTCACGCCGTAG
- a CDS encoding dienelactone hydrolase family protein: MRPLEESFTDPVDATKAEFSRRGFVSLGAGAALAAGNAAAASAQTDGLGKPHPPLVAEDDPAIVVSRPRLTPAAGGAIGAYAATPRTVKSTTPGVVVIMHAWGVDAQIRDTVRRYAKAGFIAIAPNLFERLNAPSGDGVNDFDVFRPYLSKLFTQGFVPTDVLAAHGWIPAQARDAAIGITGFCMGGGIVLQSIIDSKGFAAASMFYGNVLPGADPNAARTPATFDFASRITTPLMGSFGARDTSIKPDDVRAMFARLSAPHDVKIYDEAGHAFFDDTRPSYVPSAAADAWTRTLTWFHKYLG; the protein is encoded by the coding sequence ATGAGGCCACTCGAAGAAAGCTTCACCGACCCCGTCGACGCGACGAAGGCCGAGTTCTCGCGGCGCGGTTTCGTCTCGCTCGGCGCCGGCGCCGCGCTCGCGGCCGGTAATGCCGCTGCGGCGAGCGCGCAGACCGATGGGTTGGGCAAGCCGCATCCGCCGCTCGTCGCCGAAGACGATCCGGCGATCGTCGTCTCGCGGCCGCGGCTCACGCCCGCCGCGGGCGGCGCGATCGGCGCGTATGCCGCGACGCCGCGCACGGTGAAGAGCACGACGCCCGGCGTGGTGGTGATCATGCACGCCTGGGGCGTCGACGCGCAGATCCGCGACACGGTTCGGCGCTACGCGAAAGCCGGGTTCATCGCAATTGCGCCCAACCTCTTCGAGCGCCTCAACGCGCCGAGCGGCGACGGCGTCAACGACTTCGACGTCTTCCGCCCGTACCTCAGCAAGCTGTTCACGCAGGGCTTCGTGCCGACCGACGTGCTCGCGGCGCACGGTTGGATCCCGGCGCAGGCGCGGGATGCGGCGATCGGGATCACCGGATTCTGCATGGGCGGCGGCATCGTGCTGCAGTCGATCATCGATTCGAAGGGCTTCGCGGCCGCCTCCATGTTTTACGGAAACGTCTTGCCCGGGGCAGACCCGAACGCTGCGCGGACACCGGCGACGTTCGATTTCGCCAGCCGCATCACCACCCCACTGATGGGCAGTTTCGGCGCGCGCGACACCTCGATCAAGCCCGATGACGTGCGCGCGATGTTCGCGCGGCTCAGCGCGCCGCACGACGTGAAAATTTACGACGAAGCGGGACACGCGTTCTTCGACGACACGCGCCCCAGCTACGTCCCGAGCGCGGCGGCGGACGCATGGACGCGCACGCTAACCTGGTTCCACAAATACCTGGGGTAG
- a CDS encoding AAA family ATPase, which yields MRVRSLHVHGFGRLTECAFEFAPGLNVVVGPNEAGKSTLGAALVASLYGLQRGEKDRWRPWAANAAYASVLKYETSDGARWEVHRAFEHDTKGVRVYDGEGRDAAARVGEGRSLSPGAAHLQISLDVFLQTACVRESEVALARGSANDVSTALARALGGGPKEDAALGALARLDAALKAHVGSERAHKNAPLKKLRELELQQARAAEDARAALDVLGSLREKIAAERAQRDHDAAALVELERRVQALRAAHVRARLDALKEYRRELAALQSARATFDDVAQFAAERVSALDDAYHSWRSAASVAEAAARDAAEEALSEDERRELEARRADAGALGDEAYDALRAAAAQADAAHARAAAAAHDAAAARREGDGGRALAGGLVASAFVAALGDAALAIAHLWSGTAVASVVAIVLGSAAFARARARAERLREAETKQRISDAALADERTAASTVAGVLEPLGVVSVDELVRRRERFGALSIREAAARKSEARARTTREQAEAEAARFDELAAALVPDVPGPRDALRAAAHHRAARRRERDGLDARLAMLALRRGDILHGEDDFALEAEYAALIASGVEPAASDDPHKLRALERARAERDARARQADRVVADLEGELRAGEAKVPDVAALDEALAATRAEIARLEAFARAVKLARKTIDERKDEAHRAFARRLEEYSAGVLGSITGGRYGEIKLNPTTLAINVRVPETNAFAELEQLSSGTRDQIALVVRFATARMFTEGLESPPLLLDDPFSFWDADRIARCLPVLMHGTHDAQCILFTTSPELAAAAASAGANRIDLAAPARVPA from the coding sequence GTGAGAGTTCGCTCGCTGCACGTCCACGGCTTCGGGCGCTTGACCGAGTGCGCGTTCGAGTTCGCTCCGGGGCTCAACGTCGTGGTCGGCCCGAACGAGGCCGGCAAGTCGACACTCGGCGCGGCGCTGGTCGCCTCGCTCTACGGTCTGCAGCGCGGCGAGAAAGACCGCTGGCGCCCGTGGGCGGCGAACGCGGCGTACGCTTCGGTGTTGAAGTACGAGACCTCGGACGGCGCGCGCTGGGAAGTCCACCGCGCGTTCGAGCACGACACCAAAGGCGTGCGCGTCTACGACGGTGAGGGACGTGACGCCGCCGCGCGCGTCGGCGAAGGCCGCTCGCTGAGCCCCGGTGCCGCGCACTTGCAGATTTCGCTCGATGTCTTTCTCCAAACAGCCTGCGTGCGCGAGAGCGAGGTCGCGCTCGCGCGCGGCAGCGCGAACGACGTTTCGACCGCGCTGGCGCGCGCGCTTGGCGGCGGCCCGAAGGAAGACGCCGCACTCGGCGCGCTCGCGCGGCTCGACGCGGCGCTCAAAGCGCACGTCGGGAGCGAGCGCGCGCACAAGAACGCGCCGCTGAAGAAGCTGCGCGAGCTCGAGCTGCAGCAAGCCCGCGCCGCCGAAGACGCCCGCGCCGCGCTCGACGTCCTCGGCTCGCTCCGCGAGAAGATCGCCGCCGAGCGCGCGCAGCGCGACCACGACGCCGCGGCACTGGTCGAGCTGGAGCGCCGCGTGCAGGCGCTGCGCGCGGCGCACGTTCGCGCGCGGCTCGACGCGCTCAAAGAGTACCGCCGCGAGCTCGCCGCGCTGCAGAGCGCGCGGGCCACGTTCGACGACGTGGCGCAGTTTGCCGCCGAACGCGTCTCCGCACTCGACGACGCTTACCATTCGTGGCGCTCGGCGGCAAGCGTCGCCGAGGCGGCGGCGCGCGACGCGGCCGAGGAAGCGCTCAGCGAGGACGAGCGGCGCGAGCTCGAAGCGCGCCGCGCCGACGCCGGCGCGCTCGGCGACGAAGCGTACGATGCACTGCGCGCCGCCGCCGCGCAGGCCGACGCGGCGCACGCGCGCGCCGCCGCGGCCGCGCACGATGCTGCGGCCGCACGCCGCGAAGGCGACGGCGGTCGCGCGCTGGCCGGCGGGTTGGTGGCAAGCGCGTTCGTTGCGGCTCTCGGCGACGCTGCGCTGGCGATCGCGCACCTCTGGTCGGGGACGGCCGTCGCGAGCGTCGTTGCGATCGTGCTGGGGAGCGCGGCGTTCGCGCGTGCCCGCGCGCGCGCCGAGCGGCTGCGCGAAGCAGAAACGAAGCAGCGCATCTCGGACGCCGCGCTCGCCGACGAGCGCACCGCCGCGAGCACCGTCGCCGGCGTGCTGGAGCCGCTCGGCGTCGTGAGCGTCGACGAGCTCGTGCGCCGTCGCGAGCGGTTCGGCGCGCTCTCGATCCGTGAAGCGGCGGCGCGCAAAAGCGAGGCGCGCGCGCGGACAACGCGCGAGCAGGCCGAGGCCGAAGCGGCGCGCTTCGACGAGCTCGCCGCGGCGCTCGTCCCGGACGTCCCCGGCCCGCGCGACGCGCTGCGCGCCGCCGCCCACCACCGCGCCGCGCGCCGGCGCGAGCGCGACGGACTCGACGCGCGCCTCGCGATGCTCGCCCTCCGCCGCGGCGACATCCTGCACGGCGAGGACGACTTCGCGCTGGAAGCCGAGTACGCCGCGCTGATCGCGAGCGGCGTCGAACCGGCCGCGAGCGACGACCCTCACAAGCTCCGCGCGCTCGAGCGGGCGCGCGCCGAACGCGATGCGCGCGCCCGCCAAGCAGACCGCGTCGTCGCCGACCTCGAGGGCGAGCTGCGCGCCGGCGAAGCGAAGGTTCCCGACGTCGCCGCGCTCGACGAAGCGCTCGCCGCGACGCGCGCCGAGATCGCGCGGCTCGAAGCGTTCGCGCGCGCCGTCAAGCTGGCGCGAAAGACGATCGACGAACGCAAGGACGAAGCGCACCGCGCCTTCGCGCGCCGGCTCGAAGAGTACAGCGCCGGCGTGCTCGGCTCGATCACCGGCGGCCGCTACGGCGAGATCAAGCTGAACCCGACGACGCTCGCGATCAACGTCCGCGTTCCGGAGACGAACGCGTTCGCGGAGCTCGAACAGCTTTCGTCCGGCACGCGCGATCAGATCGCGCTGGTCGTGCGCTTTGCCACCGCGCGCATGTTCACCGAAGGCCTCGAATCGCCGCCGCTGCTGCTCGACGACCCGTTCTCGTTCTGGGACGCCGACCGCATCGCGCGCTGCCTTCCCGTGCTGATGCACGGCACGCACGACGCACAATGCATCCTCTTCACCACGAGCCCCGAGCTTGCGGCGGCAGCAGCCTCCGCGGGCGCAAATCGCATCGATCTGGCAGCACCAGCGAGAGTGCCCGCTTGA
- a CDS encoding AMP-binding protein, whose translation MVHSVLDALDAHAAMQPNALAFDDVPYGVVCDASLRVAAKLHDAGLKPRDRLAIYSENRPGFVYAYLGGLRAGAIVVTVNVLYRTSDLEHVLTDADPSVVCVSEQSAQYVRPRAGRAVVDLADVERWAHDATIMPLADPPAIHAGDGAILIYTSGTTGRSKGAMLTHCNLAAIASALVEAWHWTANDTLLLTLPLFHVHGLGAGLNGTLVAGGRVLVRERFDAPAVVAALANGEATMFFGVPTMYVRILENAGEGVRFDRVRLFVSGSAALPASVHEEFDRRFGVSILERYGSTEFGFALSNRYDAARHAGTVGFPLPRVEVRLADPVSGADVAPSAAGEILVHGPNVFKGYWRNEAATDRAFVRDAQGRRWYKSGDLATFHPERGYVINGRLKELVISGGFNVYPIEVEDELLRLPGIRAAAVVGQPDPARGEIPVAFLETDASFDAEQTLATLRERLASFKVPKHLYPIDALPRNAMGKVEKPRLRELLAKPSPDSE comes from the coding sequence ATGGTCCACTCGGTCCTCGACGCACTCGATGCCCACGCCGCTATGCAGCCGAACGCGCTTGCGTTCGACGATGTGCCGTACGGCGTAGTGTGCGACGCTTCGCTACGCGTCGCAGCGAAGTTGCACGACGCCGGGCTGAAGCCGAGGGACCGGCTGGCGATCTATTCGGAGAACCGGCCGGGATTCGTCTACGCGTACCTGGGCGGCCTGCGCGCGGGCGCGATCGTCGTGACGGTAAACGTTCTTTACCGCACGTCCGATCTTGAGCATGTTCTCACCGATGCGGATCCGTCGGTCGTGTGCGTCTCGGAGCAGAGCGCGCAGTACGTGAGGCCGCGCGCGGGCCGCGCGGTCGTTGACTTGGCCGACGTCGAGCGGTGGGCGCACGACGCGACGATCATGCCGCTCGCCGATCCGCCGGCGATCCACGCCGGCGATGGCGCGATTCTAATCTACACCAGCGGAACGACGGGTCGCAGCAAGGGCGCGATGCTGACCCACTGCAACCTGGCGGCGATCGCGAGCGCGCTCGTCGAAGCGTGGCACTGGACCGCGAACGACACGCTGCTGCTCACGCTCCCGCTCTTTCACGTTCACGGCCTGGGCGCCGGGTTGAACGGAACGCTCGTCGCCGGCGGGCGCGTGCTGGTGCGCGAGCGGTTCGACGCGCCCGCGGTCGTCGCAGCGCTGGCGAACGGCGAGGCGACGATGTTCTTCGGCGTGCCGACGATGTACGTGCGCATCCTGGAAAACGCCGGCGAGGGCGTGCGCTTCGACCGTGTGCGGCTGTTCGTCTCGGGCTCCGCGGCGCTGCCGGCGAGCGTGCACGAAGAGTTCGACCGACGGTTCGGCGTCTCGATCCTCGAACGCTACGGCTCCACCGAGTTCGGCTTCGCGCTGAGCAACCGCTACGACGCGGCACGCCACGCGGGAACGGTCGGGTTCCCGCTTCCGCGCGTCGAAGTGCGGCTCGCCGATCCCGTGAGCGGCGCCGACGTCGCCCCCAGCGCGGCCGGCGAAATTCTGGTGCATGGCCCGAACGTCTTCAAAGGCTACTGGCGCAACGAGGCCGCGACCGACCGCGCGTTCGTGCGCGACGCGCAGGGCCGCCGCTGGTACAAGAGCGGCGACCTCGCAACGTTCCACCCCGAGCGCGGCTACGTAATCAACGGCCGCTTGAAGGAACTCGTGATCAGCGGCGGTTTCAACGTGTACCCGATCGAGGTTGAAGACGAGCTGTTGCGCTTGCCGGGGATTCGCGCCGCGGCAGTCGTCGGCCAACCCGATCCCGCCCGCGGCGAAATTCCGGTGGCGTTCCTCGAAACGGACGCGAGCTTCGATGCGGAGCAAACGCTCGCGACCCTCCGCGAGCGCCTCGCCAGCTTCAAAGTCCCCAAGCATCTCTATCCGATCGACGCCCTTCCCCGCAACGCCATGGGCAAAGTCGAAAAACCCCGCCTCCGTGAACTGTTGGCAAAGCCAAGTCCTGACAGCGAGTAG
- a CDS encoding transposase — protein MILAHRIRLDPTSAQEAYFARACGVARFAYNWGLAEWRRQYDSGGKPSEIALRRLLNAIKNEQFPWMRQVTKNAPQQAIKNLGRAYINFFRELTKCRRGEIPRKVRAPRFKKKGRHESFRADNGPDKRHPHNVITAGKWVKLPLIGWLAMREEVRFAGRILSVTISRRADRWYASFCIEVEYVPDLRTDDSVVGVDLGITALVTLSDQTPKVSGVKALRRYLDKVRRLSRIISRMRRGSRNCGKAKTKLARLHTRIANIRSDALHKVTTYLTRYRTIAIEDLNVAGMLKNRQLSRAVGDVGFFEFRRQLEYKAVMAGSTVIVASRWFASSKLCSSCGTKNETLTLSERTWTCLSCGTSHDRDRNAAVNLARYAESSPASACGAEGSGDGHQTVAKPAA, from the coding sequence ATGATCCTCGCGCACCGCATCCGTCTCGATCCGACGAGCGCGCAGGAGGCATATTTTGCGCGCGCCTGCGGTGTTGCGCGCTTCGCTTACAATTGGGGGTTGGCCGAATGGCGGCGACAGTATGACTCCGGCGGCAAGCCGTCCGAAATCGCTCTGCGAAGACTACTTAATGCGATTAAGAACGAACAGTTTCCCTGGATGCGTCAGGTCACCAAGAATGCACCGCAGCAGGCGATCAAGAATCTCGGTCGGGCATATATCAACTTCTTCCGTGAACTCACGAAGTGTCGTCGTGGTGAGATTCCGCGAAAGGTTCGCGCTCCACGGTTCAAGAAAAAGGGTCGTCACGAATCATTCCGCGCCGACAATGGCCCCGACAAGCGGCACCCACATAACGTCATCACGGCAGGGAAATGGGTAAAGCTGCCGCTGATAGGGTGGCTCGCGATGCGCGAGGAGGTGCGCTTCGCCGGACGCATTCTTTCAGTGACAATCTCACGGCGAGCGGATCGCTGGTATGCCAGTTTCTGCATCGAAGTCGAATACGTGCCGGATCTCCGGACCGATGATTCCGTCGTCGGCGTGGACCTCGGCATCACCGCTCTCGTAACCCTCAGTGACCAAACCCCCAAAGTGTCGGGAGTTAAGGCGCTCCGGCGCTATCTCGATAAAGTTAGACGCCTCTCGCGGATTATTTCCCGTATGCGGCGCGGATCACGCAATTGTGGCAAAGCGAAAACCAAGCTTGCACGACTGCACACCCGCATCGCAAACATCCGGTCCGATGCCTTACACAAGGTCACGACGTACCTAACACGCTATCGAACGATTGCCATCGAGGATCTCAACGTAGCCGGCATGCTCAAGAACCGGCAACTCTCCCGTGCCGTTGGCGATGTCGGTTTCTTCGAGTTTCGTCGACAATTGGAATATAAAGCGGTGATGGCGGGTTCCACGGTAATTGTCGCGAGCCGTTGGTTTGCTTCTTCGAAGCTCTGCTCCAGTTGCGGAACGAAGAACGAGACGCTTACGCTTTCGGAGCGCACTTGGACGTGCCTATCGTGCGGCACCTCGCATGACCGCGACCGTAACGCGGCCGTGAACCTTGCACGTTACGCGGAGAGTTCACCCGCGTCAGCCTGTGGAGCGGAAGGCTCTGGCGACGGTCACCAGACGGTCGCGAAACCAGCCGCGTAG
- a CDS encoding NAD(P)H-hydrate dehydratase, which yields MPAGKALDRALLRGWRLPPPGGGDKNARGSVFVVAGAPQMPGAAVLAGTAALRAGAGKLQIGTCASVAAHVGSAVLEALVVGLDETPSGAVATSNAKPLAERANRADALVIGPGLVDEAASAALIAAVASALEVPAVIDAAALACFADRTDAVAHLAGRAVLTPHCGEMASMLQRSRDEIEADPARFAVDAARRFNAVVALKGEMTYVADPHGELVRNEHGNAGLATSGSGDVLAGIIGGLLARGTLPLHAAAWGVYLHARAGDVLAERIGFGFLARELLPEIPPLMREVSA from the coding sequence TTGCCCGCGGGTAAGGCGCTCGACCGCGCGCTGCTGCGCGGATGGCGGCTCCCGCCGCCGGGCGGCGGCGACAAGAACGCGCGCGGCAGCGTCTTCGTCGTCGCCGGCGCGCCGCAGATGCCGGGCGCGGCCGTGCTCGCCGGGACGGCGGCCTTGCGCGCCGGCGCCGGAAAGCTGCAGATCGGTACCTGTGCATCGGTTGCAGCGCACGTCGGCAGTGCGGTCCTCGAAGCGCTCGTCGTCGGGCTCGACGAGACGCCGTCCGGCGCGGTCGCGACGTCCAACGCGAAGCCGCTCGCCGAGCGCGCCAACCGCGCCGACGCGCTGGTGATCGGACCGGGGCTGGTCGACGAGGCGGCGTCGGCGGCGCTGATCGCCGCGGTCGCGAGCGCGCTCGAGGTGCCGGCGGTGATCGACGCCGCCGCGCTGGCGTGTTTCGCCGACCGCACCGACGCGGTCGCGCACCTCGCGGGCCGGGCAGTCCTCACGCCGCATTGCGGCGAGATGGCCTCGATGCTACAGCGATCTCGCGACGAGATCGAAGCCGATCCCGCGCGCTTTGCCGTCGATGCGGCGCGGCGCTTCAACGCCGTCGTCGCGCTCAAAGGCGAGATGACCTACGTCGCCGATCCGCACGGCGAGCTCGTGCGCAACGAGCACGGCAACGCCGGCCTCGCGACCTCCGGTTCGGGGGACGTCCTCGCCGGAATCATCGGCGGCCTGCTGGCGCGCGGAACGCTGCCGCTGCACGCCGCAGCATGGGGCGTGTACCTGCACGCGCGCGCGGGCGACGTGCTCGCGGAACGGATCGGCTTCGGCTTCCTCGCGCGCGAGCTGTTGCCCGAGATCCCGCCGCTGATGCGCGAGGTCAGCGCGTAA
- a CDS encoding histidine phosphatase family protein, with amino-acid sequence MKIGWPSELYLIRHAESAGNVARAQALAAGAPVIEIAATRDCDVPLSKLGERQAAALGAWCARHIEPIDAVVSSPYFRARETAAIALREAGWRNVPVEIDERLREKEFGILDRLTHAGIEAKFPEQAELRRALGKFYYRPPGGESWTDVILRLRSFAESLLREHPGERVAILTHQVCVLCLRYVLERQTEEQLLAIDRQGDVANCAVTTYRFDRAADALVLRGYNVVAPMEEAGELVTAAPDVPIARG; translated from the coding sequence GTGAAGATCGGCTGGCCGAGCGAGCTGTACCTGATCCGGCACGCGGAGAGCGCGGGAAACGTTGCGCGCGCGCAGGCGCTCGCGGCCGGCGCCCCGGTGATCGAGATCGCGGCGACGCGCGACTGCGACGTCCCGCTCTCGAAGCTCGGCGAGCGGCAAGCCGCAGCGCTCGGAGCGTGGTGCGCGCGGCACATCGAGCCGATCGACGCGGTCGTTTCCTCGCCGTATTTTCGGGCGCGCGAGACGGCGGCGATCGCCTTGCGCGAAGCGGGCTGGCGCAACGTTCCGGTCGAGATCGACGAGCGGCTGCGCGAGAAAGAGTTCGGCATCCTCGACCGGCTCACGCACGCCGGGATCGAGGCGAAGTTTCCGGAGCAAGCCGAGTTGCGGCGCGCGCTCGGCAAGTTCTACTACCGCCCGCCCGGCGGCGAGAGCTGGACCGACGTCATCTTGCGGCTGCGAAGCTTCGCCGAGTCGCTGCTGCGCGAGCATCCCGGCGAGCGCGTCGCGATCCTCACGCACCAAGTCTGCGTGCTGTGCCTGCGCTACGTCCTCGAGAGGCAGACCGAAGAGCAGCTGCTTGCGATCGACCGGCAAGGCGACGTCGCGAACTGCGCGGTCACGACGTACCGGTTCGACCGCGCGGCGGACGCGCTGGTGCTGCGCGGCTACAACGTCGTCGCGCCGATGGAAGAGGCGGGCGAGCTGGTCACCGCCGCGCCCGACGTTCCCATTGCCCGCGGGTAA